Within the Cupriavidus malaysiensis genome, the region GATGGGCAGTACTTTCAACCCGTCATTGTTGGTACAAAGCCATCGGAAGATTTGCTTGGGATTTGACTGACTGTTTAGGGTCGATCTGTATGAAATCCGTTAATTGTGGTGCCCCAGAAACGTCTCTGGTACGTACTTGGCTGGTCCACGTGATGCGTGCGTTGTGCGCGACCGCAAGTCTGCTAAGCTGCCAGGAGTTTCGTTCTCGTGGATCTTCATAATGCGTCGCGCATCGATTGCAATCCGGATATTTTTCGCGTTGTGCTTGCTCGGCGCAACGTTCAATCATCTCAGAACGATCGTGCAACATGGGTTGCTTTGGGATTACGGCTACGGAGCCACAATTTCCCCACTCAGTAAGGTCTACTGGGATACATTGGCAGTCCTCGATCCGTTGGCTGCCTTACTTTTATTTCTCAAACCACGAGCGGGTGTGTGGCTGACGGTACTCATAATCGTGAGCGACGTTCTGCACAACACCTATTACGTTGCCGTGCACAATCAGTGGTCCGCTTCGTTCTATCTAGCGCAAGTCGGATTTCTTGTTGTTGTGCTTTGTCTCGCGCCTGTTGCAGCGCGAGGCGTATCGCCGCGTAGCCGAGTGACGGCGTTCAAGTATTCAACTGGTCGACGCTCCAGGGCGCACTAGCGTCCGACGACCGAGTCCGGCCAAGCTGCGACACCCAACCGGCAGCGATAGGTGGCTGAAACTCGACAAGTTCCAGCCATCCAAGCCGGAGCGCATCCGACAGCCTGTCGCCGCACCTTAACTCGTCGTCAGGATGATTTTCCCCACATTCCCCGCAGATTCCATGCGTCGATGGGCGTCGGCAGCTCGCGCCAGAGGAAACGTACTGTCGACAACGGGCTCGAGGCACCGGCCACCGGAAAAGCGGTTGAGCCAATGGTCACGGAAACGCCGCACCATAGCGTGCTTTTCAGCCGGGGCGCGCGACTTCATGACCGTGCCGATAATCTGGATGTGGCGGTACAGAATAGTCTCCATGTCGACACTTACCTGCCCGCCTCCACCCAGAATCCCAACTTGCACAAGACGCCCCCCGTGCGCGAGGGAAGCGATATTGCGTGCAAAATACGGCTCCCCGATGAAATCAATCACAACGTCGACGCCCCGTCCACCTGTCTTCTGGGCCACGACAGCTGCAAAATCCTGCGTGCGGTAGTCGATCACATGGTCGGCGCCCAGTTGAACAACGCGTTCGTGCTTCGTTGCCTCGGCGGTCGCGAACACAGTCGCTCCGGTCGCGTATGCGAGCTGAACCGCGGCGGAACCCACGCCGCCCGCCGCCGCATGGATGAGCACGGAATCGCCTTGCTTAAGCCGTCCGAGATGCATCATCGCTTCATGCGCCGTGACGAACACTTCGGGGATGGCCGCCGCGTGCACGTAATCGAGCGGCTCCGGAATCGGCATCGCCATGCGCCAGTCGATGCGCGCTAGTTCAGCATACGCGCCGCCGCCGACGACACCCATCACACGGTCGCCGACCTTGTAGCCTTCGACCAATGTGCCTACTTCCAGCACCTCACCGGCGATTTCCAGCCCCATGATGGTCGAGTCTCCGAAATTCGGGCGGCCATAACCGCCGCGTCGATGCGTGAGGTCAGCGCGGTTCACGCCTGCTGCGTGTACACGGACCAGAAGATCGTCGGGGCGCAGCTCCGGGTCGGGAACGTTGGCGAGTTTGAGAACATCGGCGTCGCCGAATTCGTTGAAGGTGATGGCTTTCATGAATGCCTGTCCTTTTATGCCTGTACTTCGCCGAAGGTCGATTGCGCAACGGCAGAAGCCGAGATAGCGGCCGGAAAACCTGCGTAGAACGCGAGGTGGGTAATGGTTGCTGCGAGTTCCTCACGCGTGACGTGGTTACTCAGGGCACGTCGCAGGTGTGCGGGAAGTTCGTCGTGGTGGCCTCCCATAATCAATGCGGCGACGGTCACAAGGCTGCGATCGCGCGGCGAGAGCGCTGGGTCTGCCCAGACCTGCGGAAACAGCACGTCGTCGATGAGTGCAGCGAGCTTCGGCGTGAACGCACGCGCGGCTTCGCGCGGGCTGTCGAAATTGACCTTTGACATGATTGGGCGCTTCTCACACTTGGCTGATGAATTTGTTCGTGAGATAGAACTCGATACCTTCGGCGCCACCTTCGGAGCCGATTCCACTTTCCTTGAGCCCGCCGAACGGAAGCTCGGTGGACACGATGCGGTACTGGTTAATGCCGATCATGCCGGCTTCCAGCCCGTCGCCCACGTCGATGGCGGTGCGCGCATTGCTCGTGAACGCATAGGCCGAGAGGCCGTACGGCAGGCGGTTCGCTTCGGCGAGACCGTCTTCCAGTTCGTCGAAACGCATCAGCACCGCAATGGGACCGAACGGCTCCTCGTGCATCACGCGGGCGTCCATCGGCACGTCGGCGAGCACGGTCGGTTCGAAGAAGTAACCATCGCCCGCAATGCGCTTGCCGCCGGCGAGCACCTTCGCACCGCGCGCAATCGCATCGGCGACGAGTTCTTCCATCTTGGCAATCTGGCGCGCGTTCGCGAGCGGGCCGACCTGCGTGCCGGGCTGCATCCCGTCGCCCACCTTGAGCGCCTGGGTGGCCGACACGAAGTGGCCGACGAACTCGTCGTAGACCTCGCGCTGAATCAGGAAGCGAGTCGACGAGATGCAGACCTGGCCGGTGCCACGGAAGCGGTTCGCAGCGCCTTCGACTGCGGCCCGTTCGACGTCTGCGTCCTTGAACACGAGCACAGGGCCGTGGCCGCCAAGTTCGAGCGTAATCGGCTTGACGCCTTCGGCGGCACGCGCGGCAAGCAGTCGGCCGATGGGAACGGAGCCGGTGAATGTCACCTTGCGGATAACCGGCGACGCAATCAGCGTCTTCGACACCTCATCGGGCACGCCGAAGACCACCTGCAGCACGCCCTTGGGCAAACCTGCATCGTCGAGTGCGCGGGCGAGCGCGAGCGCAGTCGCGGGGCTTTCCTCGCCCGGCTTGATGATGACGCTACAACCGGCAGCCAGCGCTGCCGAGAGCTTCCGGGCAGGCGTGATAGCCGGGAAATTCCACGGCGTAAAGGCGGCCACCGGCCCGATGGCCTGCTTCTTCACCAGTTGTTGGACGCCAGGGCGATTCGACGGGACAACGCGACCGTCGATACGACGCGCTTCTTCCGCGAACCATTCGAAGTACTCGGCAGCACGCAGCACTTCATCGCGGCTCTCGGCGAGCGGCTTGCCCTCTTCAAGCGTCAGCAGTTCCGCAATGCGAGCGGCGCGCTCGCGAATCAGGTCCGCGCCGCCTTTAAGAATACGTGCGCGTTCCGCCGGCACCGTATTGCGCCATACGTCGAACGCGCGCTTTGCCGTCCGCAGCGCATGGTCGAGGTCAGCCGCCGTTGCAAGCGGCACCCGGCCCAGTTCCTGCAGCGTAGCGGGATTGACGACCGGGGCAGTGCTGCGTTCGCTGGCAGCAATCCATTCTCCGTTGATGAAAAGATAGAGGGAGTCGTAATGAGCGTTCATTTTCCCAACCTCAATATAGTCAGTAAATCGAAGCAATCAGCTTTCATGCCCAGGCCGAGAACTGAGCTGGTCAGGCCCGGCGACACTGGAGGAAGCGGCCTTGGCTTGCGGCTGTCAGTAAATGTCTGTCTGCGGAACGCAGTCTAAGCGGGAAGCCCGGCCGGTTTTAGCCTGGGTAGAAGGAATGACTCTTTCCGTGAGAGGGAAAATCCGTGCGCTCCGACCGGTTACGCTTACCAACACACAAGGCGGCGATCGCCTATGATGGCCGGACGCCCGCGCACCATGGCGCGTGGACCGCGCGGCGCGGGGCCGAGACGATGAATTCAGACGAGTGGGACAGGTGGGATGGATAAGTTATATACCATGTCGGTATTTGCAAAAGTCGTCGAAATGGGGAGCTTCACTGCGGTTGCGAACCACCTCGATACGACTGTGGGAAACATCTCTCGCGCCGTTTCGGTGCTTGAGGGGTCACTCGACACCCGGCTCATGCAACGCTCGACCCGCCGCCTCGTCATCACCGACGCAGGACGGCGGTTCTACGACCGATGCGTGAGCATCCTGGCCGACTTGGAGCATGCTGAGGCCGAGGCGCGCGACGCGCTGCTCGAGCCCCGCGGCACGCTGCGCGTCCACTCGGTCCCTGGACTAGGACGCAATCTGGTGACTCGCGCCGTCATGGCGTACCGCAAGTCGTATCCTGAGGTCTCGGTCGACCTTCTGCTGTCCCAGCGCATGCCGAATCTGCTCGAAGAACAACTCGACGTCGGAATCGTGATTACACGGGCGCTACCCGACTCCGGATACATCAGCCAGAACATCGGCGCCAGTCATTGCATTCTCGCGGCATCACCGGCCTATCTGTCTGCGCATCCAGCGCCAGAATGTCCAGAGGACCTCATCGACCACCAGTGCGTTCAACTCGGGACCGTCGACTACGCGCCGGACGAGTGGCATCTCGAGAGTCCTGCCGGTAACGCGGTCTTTCGCGCTACGGGGCCGCACTTCAGCGTCAACGATATGGACTCGATGTCACAGGCGCTGCGTGACGGTGCGGGCATCGGCTTGCTCGCCGCGTTCTCGGCAATCGACGACCTGCGCAGCGGCGCGCTCGTTCGCGTGCTGCCGGAGTACCACACACATGTCCGCAATGTCTACGCCGTCTATCCGTCGCGCCAGTTCGTTGACGCGAAAATCAAGCGATTCGTCGAGACGTTGAAGGCCCATGTAGGAGAGCATCTAGACGCTTACGCGAGAGAACTCGACCTCGCTCCGGCCACGATTCCGCCCTCGGGTCGCTAGTTTCAGGTATGGCGAATCTGCGCGAAAGCCGCACATCGATTCGAAGCAGATGTGCAGCCCGATAACCAGGCGCCGATCGCCTTGGTGCGCCGAGTCGGACTCGAGAAGGAAGGACTTTCGTCGCGCTATCTTTGCATCAACGGTGAATGGCGAGATCACGAGCGACGAGCGTTGCTCCCCGACATGCCCATGCCCGCTGAGACCTTGACTTTGAATACATGCAGGTAGGTTCCTATACTGTGGCCGCAGTTCGCCAACTGGGGGGCTACTCAATCCAGGCACGCGCGCCGACGTTCTGGAATCGGCGTCGAAATGCCAATGGCGTCGATCCTACGATTTGCCGAAACCGCTTGGCAAAGCTATTCGGCTCGTCGAATTCCATGCTTTGCCCGATTTTGGCGGCGGAGGAGATACTGAAGTCCTAAGAGGCCAATTGATAGAGCCTGCTCGCTACGTCTGAACACGTTCCGAGCCACCGAGTTTCAAGAATGCCTCGCAATGTCTGTGCGACGATCAGACACTGGCGGACCGCTGCTATGGTCGACCCGGGACACCGGAAGATGCAGCGTGATGAGCGTCGAGCCCGGCGCAGATTGGATCTCGAACGTGCCGCCCAATCGGCCAACGCGCGCCCGCATGCTCTGCATGCCGGTTCCCCGGTGTGCCGGATTCGCTTGCGCGGAGAAGCCTGTGCCGTTGTCATGGACTGTCATTCGCAGGCCCTGCTTGTCATAGCACACCCCAACGTCGACATGGCTTGCGCGGCTGTGCTTGAACACGTTGGTCAGCGCTTCCTGCAGGATGCGCATGATCTCCAGGCTCTTTGCCGCCGGCAGCATGCAGGCTTCGATACCGATTGGGTGCCAGCGGCATTCAATGCCCCGTGTCTCGAGCAGGCGCGTGAGGCGGTGGCGTAGCGGTGCGATCTGATCTGCCAGCGTGGTTTCGCCGTAGTGCTGGCTGGTGGCCGAATCGATGATGATGCGCAGATCGTCGCGCAACTCCTTCAGGATGGACAGGAATCGCTGGGGCGGAACCTCCTGCGGCGCGCGTTCCAGCGCCACGATGCTGCTGACCAGCGTGCCGCCCAGGCCGTCATGCAGGTCATGCGCAAGATTGAGCCGCTCGCCGAGGCGCGCGTTGGCAATCTCCAGCTCGTGCTGGCGGTGCAAGGTGCGTGTGAGTTCGGATCTCGCGTCTTCGATGCCTCGGGTCAGGTCCTTGTTGAACCCTTCGATGCGGCGCAGGTTTGTGACAAATTGCCGGCCAAGCACGAGCGCCATGCCAATCACCAGCACTTGCGACATCAGCGCCGTGTAGTAGGTGTTGTCGTGGAGGACCGTGAGAAAGGCGAGCAGGTCATGCACGCCCGCCGCCACGAAGACCAGCACGCAATAGGCGAGGATCCGGTGTTCAGTACGCCCGTATCGGAATGCAAAGACCACGAAGGCCAGGCTGACCGCAAAGAACTGGCCGGCCTGCGCGATAAACAGCAGCGATCGCACGTCGTCGATCCGCTGGTGTGGTGTGCAGATCAGTACGACGCTGGACAGGGCGACGAACAGCCACAGCCCACGTTCAGCGCGTGGCCAGCTCCGCTCACAGAAACGCAGGATAAAGAGGGTGTGCGCGGTGCAGTACACCGAGAACGCGACGGCGTTGGCGATCTCCCAGCCGTCGGTACTGCCAAACGGCCACGTGCTGGCCGCAATCTGGTTGTAGCCGACCGCCCACCACGCGAGCGTTGAGAAGGCAAACCAGCTATGGACGGTTTCCCGACGCCGCATCATCCACATCGCCAGGAAGAAGCAGCCCAGCGTGGCGTTGACCGCCAGGCTCACCAACTGAATGTCGAGCCGGAGCCAGCGTGCATCGTCAAAGCGGGCCCGCATCAGCGCGGGCGGCCCGAGTGCCGTGGGGCCAAGACCGGCCTGGTACATGGCCATGCCCGACACACGCACCAGCAGCGTATTGGTGCCTTGGTGCAGCAGGGCCGCCGGCAGCAGCAGATAGCGCGGAGTATTCCAGGCGCGCGTCAGCGGCTCGGCGAGATTCGTATCGCGATTGAGCAGCGTACCGTTCAGGTAGATCGCGCCTGCCATATTGAGATAGTCGAGCAGGGCCGCGACGGGCGTATCAGCGCGCGCTTGCTGCCAGCTCAGGCGATACCACACGACGCCGTCGAAACCAGGCCAGCGTGTCGCCCAGAAATCGGGCAGCTTGACGTCGACCCAGCCCGTGGCTGGTGGTTGATCTTGCTCGATGGGGAGGGCGGGTTGCGCGTCCAGTACGTGGGCGCGAACGGCCTGGACGCTGGAAAACGGCAGTTCCGTGGCGGGCGCAGCCGGTGCGGCAGCCCACGCGGAGGATGCGAGCATCCACGCGCAGACTAGGGCAGCCAACCATTCGAGCGCGCTTCGAAAATCGCTTGCGTGCGTGAATTGACGGCGAGCTTCTTGTAGATATTTCTGATGTGGCATCCGACCGTCAGCTTCGACAATGACAGGACATCGGCGATTTCGCGGTTGGTCAGCCCCTTGGACACCAGCGAGAGAATCTCGATTTCACGCCCGCTCAACGGTGACGCGCCACCTTCCCGCGATGCCGTGGGCGCTTGATTTGCCAGCAGCGTCCCCCCGGTACCGATCAGTTCAAGAATGCGCTTGGCGACAAACGGATCGATCGGTGCACCGCCGCGCAATGCGCTGCGGATCGACAGCGAGATCTCGGCGTCGTCGCGTTCCTTGAGCAGGTAGCCGGTCGCGCCGGCCTGCAGCGCGGTCACGACGACCTGTTCGGTATTCCACGTCGAGATTACCAGAATCGGCAGGGTTGCATCCCGCTGATGCAGCACGCGGATGAGGTCGACTCCGTTGCCGTCAGGCAGGCCCACGTCGACCAAGGCCATGGCGATCGGCTGGTCGGCAAGAAGCGCCTTGGCCTGCGCGATGCTGCCCGCAAACAGCAACGCCTCGGGCGTGTATCCGAGCACCATCAGCAGGTCGCGCAGGCGCGCCTGCATCAGCAGATCGTCTTCCACGATCAGCATTGGGGCGGGCAGCAGCGAGTCGTCGGCGTTCGGGGCGGTGTTGGTCATGGGCGAGGGTGGCGGTGTCCGCCGGGGCGGTTTCGTAGTGTTTGCTCACTTGCGCAGCGTGCGCGTGTGCCGGCGGCAGGCAGGCTTTGCCTTGCCCGGTAGCAGCATAGCCACGGGCGCTCGGGGTGCAATACCTCGTTTGTGGGATGGGCAGGGCGCCGGCCTGCCCGCCGGCCGAGCGCTGGCAGATTCCTACCGTTTTTTAGGTATTCGCCGCCAGGGTTCCGTGTCCTACCATCGGGGCGCGCATCACGTTCGGAGGCTGGCTCGAAAGCAGCGGCGCCATTTCAGCGTGCCCTTCACGAGGTACGGGAATACGCGACCCTGCCAACCGAGCGCGATGGCCGGGGATTGGGGTCAAGGGTCAGTGTGCTGCAAAAGGCATTGCTTGCTTCGGGAAGCGAGCCAGGCCGTTCTTGAAGAAGGGCGCAGGATCGAGGTCTCTGCACGCGCAATGGGGGAGCGGTACGCCGCTGGAATGAAAGCCGGAATACAACGAGCACGAGCCAATGAACCGCATCTATCGAGTCGTCCGGAATCCCATCTCGGGGCTTTCTCAAGCCGTTTCGGAAATCACCCGCTTACGCGGTCGAGGTGGACGCCGCCGTGGATGCGTTGACGGCCGGAGGCTTGCCGGCGCGCTGGCGATGACGCTTGCGTCCGGCGTGGCGCTGGCAGATGGGGCTGGAGGCGCCGGCCTGGCTGCGCTCCCCGGCGCGAGTGGCGGTGCTGGAACCGGAGCCGGTACGCTCGGAAACGGTGGCGGTGGCGGCTATATCTCTGTCTATCCGGCTAGCGGCGGCACGGCCGGAACGTTTGGCGGGACGGGGGGCGCAGGGGGATTCGATGCAGAATCGACTAACGGTACCAGTACGCCAGCACAGGACGGTACAGCAGGTGGCGTTTCAGTCGCGGCTTCTGGCAGCGGCAGCAATTCCAGCGCCATCGTCGGCGGCGGTGGTGGTGGCGGGGGAACCAGCGCGGCCTTCAGTGGTGGGACATCTGGGTCTGCAAGCGGCGGCGCCGGTGGCGTGGGCCTGTCGCTGAGCGGAACGGGCGGCACCTACTCGAACAACGCGGCAGGCTCGATTGTCGGCGGTGGAGGCGGCGGGGGCGGATTCAGTGTGAACAACAGCACGACGAGCGTGATCGCCAATGGTGGGGCGGGAGGCGCCGGCGTTGCCTGGACAGGCAGCAATCAGACATTCAGCAACGCGGGCTCCATCGTGGGCGGCAGTGGTGGCGGCGGTGGGCTAGCCGAAAACAGGTCAACCCCGGTGGTCAATGCCAGCAACAACGGCGGGGATGCCGGCGCCGGCGTCATGGTTTCCGGTAGCAGCAATGCCCTGACGAATATAGGCGTGATCGCAGGGGGAAACGGCGGGGCTAGAGGGTCCGCATATTCTTCGGGGGGAGACGGCGCAGGAGGCGCCGGCGTCATCGGTGCGGGGCTCACGATCACCAACGGCGGCACGATCTCCGGCGGCATGTCGGGCGACGGTCAAACGCGGGCGGATGCCGTTACCTTCACCGGCGGCGCCAATTTCCTCACGCTGAACAGCGGTTCGGTGCTCAACGGCGTCGTGGATGTGACAAGCGGTGCTACCGCGACGATCACGGCAGGTGCCAGCGGTCTGAATATCACGGGCGGTGCGTCCGGCGGTCTTGCGCTGATCGTGAACGGTGCGACCACGATCGATACCGGCACCAACGGACTCACCGTTTCTGGCGCCATCACCGGCAGCGCGGCGCTGACAACGACGGGGGGCAACCCGTTGACGCTTGGCACGGTCAATGTGGGTTCGCTGACCAGCAACGCACCGACCACGCTGACCGGCAATGTCACAACCGCCGGTGCGCAGACCTTCAACGAAAGCGTCATGCTGGGCCCGGCGTCGAGCATCACCTTGCAAAGCACTGGCGGCGGCGCGATTACCGCTGCCAATCTGGGGAACAGTCTTGCTGGCACGGTGAGCTTGATTGGCGGCGACACACAGTTGACCAACCACGGTGACACGACGCTGGGCACCCTGAGCACTGGCGCACTGACGGTCAACAGCAGCGGTGCGCTCAACCTGGGCACCGGTACCATTGCCGGCAATCTCATGGCGACCAGCAGCGGTGCCATGATCCAAACGGGTGCCCTGTCGGTCAGTGGCACCAGCGCGTTCAATGCGGGCAGCGGTGCGATCACCCTGAGCAATGCAGGTAATGCGTTCAATAGTCCGGTCAGTCTGACCGGCGGCGACACGCAACTGACCAACAACGTCGACACAACGCTGGGCACCGTGAACACCGGTGCGCTGACGGTCAACAGCAGCGGCGCGCTCAACCTGGGCACCGGTACCGTTGCCGGCAATCTCAATGCGCTCAGCAGCGGCGCCATGACCCAAACGGGCGCCTTGTCGGTCACTGGCACCAGCACGCTCAATGCGGGTAGCGGCACGATCACGCTGATCAATGCAGCGAACAGTCTTGCCGGCGCCGTGAGTCTGACAGGCGGCAACACGCAACTGACCAACCACGGTGACACGACGCTGGGCACCGTGAACACTGGCGCGCTGACGGTCAACAGCAGCGGCGCGCTCAACCTGGGTACTGGCACCGTTGCCGGCAATCTCAATGCGTTCAGCAGCGGTGCCATGACCCAAACGGGCGCCGTGTCGGTCAGTGGTATCAGCACGCTCAATGCGGGAAGCAACGCCATCACGCTGACCAATGCCAACAACGTCTTCACCGGCACGGTATCTGCGACAGGACAGGGCATAGCGCTGACTGCCTCCGGAAATCTCAGCATCGCCACGCTGACCGACGTCAACAACGGCAACGTCAACCTGAGTGCAACCGGTGCATTGACACTACCCACAAGCGGTGTCAACACGGGCACCGGCGATCTGACGCTGCATTCCGGCAGCACGTTGACGGCAAGCGGCAACCTGAGCGGCGATGCGGTGGTGTTGTCCGCGGCGAATGGGATGACGCTGACCGGCACGGTTTCCGGCACCAGCGTGAATCTGTCTTCGTCGTCGGGTGCGGCGGTGCTGACGGGGACGCTGTCGGCCGGGAGTGGCGTCACGATCGGCGCAGGGACATTGCAGGTCGGCAATGGCAGTACGTCGGGCTCGATCACCGGCAACGTTGCAAACAGGGGCGCACTGGTGTTTGACCGCAGCGATGCCGTCGGATTCTCGGGCGTCGTCTCCGGGACGGGGTCGTTGACCCAACAGGGGGCGGGTACGTTGACGCTCAACAGCCTCAATACGTACTCCGGCACCACCACCATCAATGGCGGTACGCTGGCATTGGGCGCTGCGGGCAGCATTGCGGGCTCGAGCGGAGTTGTGAACAACGGCACGCTGGACATTTCCGCCGTGAGCGGCGGTGCGACGATCACCGCGCTTTCCGGCACCGGCGTGGTCAATCTCGGCAATCAGACGCTCACGCTGTCGAGCGCCAACGGCACGTTCAATGGTGGCATCAACGGTGCGGGTGGGTTGACGCTCGCGAGCGGTACCGAAACCCTGTCTGGCAACAACGCTTATCGCGGCACAACGACGATTCATGGCGGCACGCTAGCACTGGCGGGTGCGGGCAGCATCGCGAGTTCGAGCGGGGTGATCAACAACGGCACCCTGGATATCTCCAGCACGAGCAATGGCGCCACGATTACGAATCTTGCGGGCAACGGCACGGTCAACCTGGGCAGGCAGACGCTGACGCTATCGAATGCCAGCGGCACCTTCAACGGTAATCTTGCCGGTTCGGGCACGTTAGCCAAACAAGGGTCTGGCCTGCTGATCCTGAACGGCAACAGTTCAGCGTTCAGTGGGGCGACGCAGGTGGGGGCAGGCACGCTGGAGGTGGGCGATATCAATACGCCCACAGCCGTGCTGGGTGGCACGGTCAATGTCGGCGCGAATGGCACGCTGCGCGGCCATGGCACGGTGCTGGGCGATGTCACCAACGGTGGATCGGTTGCGCCGGGCGGCTCCATCGGCACGCTGAATGTGGGCGGCAACTACACGCAGGCGAGCACGGCAACGCTGACAGCCGAGGTCAGCCCGACGGCCGCTTCCCAGTTGCGGGTGGCAGGATCGGCCGCGCTTAACGGCAC harbors:
- a CDS encoding beta strand repeat-containing protein; translated protein: MNRIYRVVRNPISGLSQAVSEITRLRGRGGRRRGCVDGRRLAGALAMTLASGVALADGAGGAGLAALPGASGGAGTGAGTLGNGGGGGYISVYPASGGTAGTFGGTGGAGGFDAESTNGTSTPAQDGTAGGVSVAASGSGSNSSAIVGGGGGGGGTSAAFSGGTSGSASGGAGGVGLSLSGTGGTYSNNAAGSIVGGGGGGGGFSVNNSTTSVIANGGAGGAGVAWTGSNQTFSNAGSIVGGSGGGGGLAENRSTPVVNASNNGGDAGAGVMVSGSSNALTNIGVIAGGNGGARGSAYSSGGDGAGGAGVIGAGLTITNGGTISGGMSGDGQTRADAVTFTGGANFLTLNSGSVLNGVVDVTSGATATITAGASGLNITGGASGGLALIVNGATTIDTGTNGLTVSGAITGSAALTTTGGNPLTLGTVNVGSLTSNAPTTLTGNVTTAGAQTFNESVMLGPASSITLQSTGGGAITAANLGNSLAGTVSLIGGDTQLTNHGDTTLGTLSTGALTVNSSGALNLGTGTIAGNLMATSSGAMIQTGALSVSGTSAFNAGSGAITLSNAGNAFNSPVSLTGGDTQLTNNVDTTLGTVNTGALTVNSSGALNLGTGTVAGNLNALSSGAMTQTGALSVTGTSTLNAGSGTITLINAANSLAGAVSLTGGNTQLTNHGDTTLGTVNTGALTVNSSGALNLGTGTVAGNLNAFSSGAMTQTGAVSVSGISTLNAGSNAITLTNANNVFTGTVSATGQGIALTASGNLSIATLTDVNNGNVNLSATGALTLPTSGVNTGTGDLTLHSGSTLTASGNLSGDAVVLSAANGMTLTGTVSGTSVNLSSSSGAAVLTGTLSAGSGVTIGAGTLQVGNGSTSGSITGNVANRGALVFDRSDAVGFSGVVSGTGSLTQQGAGTLTLNSLNTYSGTTTINGGTLALGAAGSIAGSSGVVNNGTLDISAVSGGATITALSGTGVVNLGNQTLTLSSANGTFNGGINGAGGLTLASGTETLSGNNAYRGTTTIHGGTLALAGAGSIASSSGVINNGTLDISSTSNGATITNLAGNGTVNLGRQTLTLSNASGTFNGNLAGSGTLAKQGSGLLILNGNSSAFSGATQVGAGTLEVGDINTPTAVLGGTVNVGANGTLRGHGTVLGDVTNGGSVAPGGSIGTLNVGGNYTQASTATLTAEVSPTAASQLRVAGSAALNGTLAIVYAPGTYGPTQYTRPGAYAGTQYTLLTAANGITGTFRQVTSVGAQNVGVLTPSVVYGANTVLLTLAVPVIAPTNTSIYTAVGTAAILGAQADNAVLLDRLDRLDRLDRLDRASSVIAGSSSGWAVATGSHTKVGGSSGAPGFQSNRYGFLAGFDQRMGDNTVGVAGGYAHTDINEATTGDSGTIDTLRAALYASRAAGPVQLAGTVGAGLDFLSQKRPFGALGTAKGDHVGQEVTAGGQASLPMPLGGVTVTPRVGARFAYFHANGFGESGAGGQNLNVGTDNVRSLQPYVGVTFDRTFGEVHPVDAQLRLSYAREVLDANRVLNVASQDGTLFAAPGTSLPRSYLTTGVSVSMQTTKALSVALGYNVLFNTTHVSAQAASIKLGYRF